The window TCATCTTTAGCTATCACCACCACCAACCAccatataattttaaaatatattttactaatataatattaaattaattattatcatttgattgaatttatatttattaatgtttaaataaagaaaaattatatatattcagACATAGAAAAACAAACATTCTTAATTATTTCGTATTCAAATCTTAATATAACACCTTAATATTAATATGTGAATTTAGATTGAGACGTTTTAACCTTAATACACATATTAATATTCAGATATGTATTCAGATTGAGACGTCTTAATCTTCGTAAAAAcaaatgagagcttaagttgAATTTACTCTGAATttataaaagttttttttttttttaaaaaaagagttCTTAAATTTCAAAAGAAGTCCACATATTTACCAAAATTTCCGCTTGAAACCTCCATTCAAAGGGCAATTTCGTAACGTCACCCTCACTTCTCCCTATAAAACCGTATCAATCCCATGATCCCCCCTAACAACACAAAAACTCCCTTCGTATATTTCTCATTTCCACTCTCTCTCACACATAACCCCAAAATAAAAGGAATCCAATTTCCATTTCCTTTCCATTTTCATTTGCATTCACGAAAATGTCATCTCAAGTGAGCGAAAATCACCGAGAAAACGCAGAGGTATTCACTGACCCGGCGATCTGCAAGCAGAAATCTCTCGAACTTCTCGAGCAAATCAACATGCCAAAAGGGCTACTTCCATTAGACGATCTAATCGAGGTGGGCCGAAATCATCAAACCGGGTTCGTATGGCTGAAACAGAAGAAGGCAAAAGAACACCGGTTCAAGAAAATTGGGAAACTCGTGTGGTACGACACTGAAGTCACGGCGTTTATCGAAGATCGCCGGATGAAGAAACTTACCGGGGTTAAAAGTAAGGAGATTTTGATTTGGGTTACtatttctgatatttctattcAGGACCCGGAGTTTCAGAAAATTACTTTTGCTACCCCTACTGGAATTTCTAAGGCTTTCCCGGTTTCTGCGTTTGAGGAGTGAGAAGAAGTGAAGGGATATTTTGTGGGATTATTAATAAGTGGTGTTTTGTTTGATATTTTATTATGGTTAATAGTGTCCTTTTGTTTTTAAACTTATGTAATATGGAAAAGAAAATTGTGAAATGGAAACTATATCTTCTCCTGTGTTTTGGGTGATCGAAGTTAAAACAAATTTCATGCAAGTTAATTTCGGAAAAGTATGGCCGAAAAGATGGTATAAGTTAGTGAAAGAGGATTctaaatatacaacaacaacaacccagtataatctcactaataaggtctggggagagtagtgtgtatgcagatcttactcctaccctgggatagagaggttgtttccgatagaccatcgacttcctccttccaagaactccccatcTTCTTCTTGGGGTGAATTGAACTCACAACTTATTaattgaaagtggagggtgctcaccaatAGAGTAATCCACTCTTGTCAAGCAAAGAGGATTCTAAATatgcaaaataaaaatatatgaagTGAAAGAATAAGAGGACTAGAGGAAGTGTATTGTTTTTGGGGTTTAGTTACGCATAAAATTAGAATAAATTAGAAGCAAGGAAAAGAAGTGATGGTATAAATTATGGTTCAATCTTTTATTTCGTTTTCATTTCCTTTTCGGgtggacaagagtgggttgctctagtggtgagcacccttcacttccaaccaaaaggttgtgagttagagtcatcccaagagcaagatggagagttcttggagggagggagcccgagagtctatcggaaacaggctcaacctctctatcctagggtattatactgagttgttgttgtttacTATTCATCGAATCAAAGGAATAGAATAGTGACGTGAAATATAGAAAAAGCAAAAACTGAAATTGGAGTAGCAGAAGTAGTATTGTTTTATTTACCTTTATGTTAACTCCTTTTTTTGTTTTCATAAATAAGGGCCGTTGGTTTTCCACAAAtataggacccgtttggccataaattttgccaaaatatatTTGGAGTTTTTTTTGATAAATAcatgtttgttcataaaatttattcatattttggcaaatcccaaaatccaaaccccaaaatcccaaaaccagctcaagaATTAATTTTAGCCgaaaatattactattatattttttaaaaattatcctaaatttttttattttataaaagagcccaccgtTTATTATATTATAACAATATTGTTTCGTCTtttcggtcatctgatagtgtattatgtagttcattataaaaatgataattttgtaccaaatttatttatgttcaggactatggtttgcaaTAACACAATCAATATTATTGATGaaggtactgttgggtatttgtgatagtttttagaacttgtgggtataagtcatgtttcatgttttttataaaaaaaaaagtgaaatatgttttgaaaactaatGTCCAAATACATCtttatcttcaaaccaaacttcacctaaatcagatttttcaaaacaaatttgagAATATATGGGCAAACGTTAGCACAGTGCATTGTTATTTGATTTGCGACCATTTTATCTAAACAGTGTCACATGGTTTATGATTGTATGTTATACTTGCCCAATAAAGTAGAAGAGATAGAGTTCAAAGTTTCTTTTCGCAAACTCTAATTTTTATTTCTTCTCAACCAACACTTCAATATTTTCTACATGAATTGAGCAAATCCTTTCACTAGGCAAATTTCGTTCGACCGTGAAAAatgtagagagagaaagagagaatttGGGAAACAAAAAGATGGTGggcaaaggaaaaaaaagagaagaatatACGACATCTCTTTATCACAATAGAATTTTTCAGAGATATGGTGATTGAATTGGATGGTAGAATACCACAAAAGATAATTCAATATTTGAAATCTCACTCACAATAAGGGCATGCTCAACAGCTCAAGTCTCATTGTCTCTTTTTTCCTCCCCATCTCCTTTACCCCATGTAatagaaagttaaattttttttttaaaaaaaaactagaaaGTTGTTGGCCTAGATTCTTATTAGTCCTCAATGATATGCTCCCTAGTGTCTAATTAGATCTTGGGAGATGCTACGTGGACTTTGTATATTGTTGGATATCTGAAATTATATTTAGAAATTAACCGGTACATTCTAAATTTCAGTTTTTTCGGTTTAATTTTTCAGGACAAAAATATTCTGAATTGTCCTGAAGttagatttttagtttaaaatttcaggagAAAATAAGTAATgactaatctctaaatagcataTGAAAATAGCTATTTGTGCACTTGCCCCATTTTCTTATGCTGGATTTTAGTATACGGGCTTAGAGCCCGTTTGACAAAGTTGTCAAAAGctacttattttgagaagtgtttttgcttaaaagtacttttgaaaagtTACGTTTGTGTTTGGTCAGTTCATTTGAGAAGTACTTTAATAAGCAAATTGTGTTTGGACAATCTTTTCAAAAATTAGTTTTAAGTgtcaaattacaaaaaaaaaagagtacataATCAATTTACAAGTAGTATattatttaaaagagaaaaatgaatttaaatttttattataaaaaagttatttaatttttctttttatttaattggaatataaaatataacataaaaatatatattaaagatTTTAATCAATATAATAGGTATCCAAAGCAATAATATTAGGTATCCGGTATTATTTATTGTTTAcattgatgatttaaatatatcaaaatataaTCATTCAGTATAAAATTAGAATCTACTTCATTGATCCTATATTAAAAAAGAGATTTATTTATGATGGAGAGACTATTTCAAAAAAGAATAGGAGAAGGAGAACTAAAATAcaatagaaataaaataaataaaaagaaagggatggaaaaaacaaaaaagaaaaaggaaaaataaataaaattattgaaggataatttgaaaaatataaatttatagtaAAGAtacttttgttttaaaaaatttaattttctgcTTCTGTTTCTTCTTTTTGGAAGAAGCTAAATTTtgtagcttcttcccaaaagtagaAAAGTTACTTCTGCTgttgctcaaaagtactttttcatCTTGGCCAAATacattaaatttctaaaaaagtattttttgtgataaaaaagtacttttggtttcccataagcttggccaaacaagctctTAGTCACAGTTAGGGTTATGCATGAATCGAATCAGATCGGATTTAGCATATTTCGGATTCGGATTTCGGATTCTACAAAATGCAATCTGAATCCGATCCGAATTAATATCAGATCAGATcggattttaaagtttggatcgAATCGAATTTTTGAATTTCGGATCGGATTATTATGCCTCAAAGTTACAAACtcatatgtatattttctttgtaaaagaggcaatacagtaagaaaaattcATGTTTCTGCAACTATGATAGTACTATGGTGCCAATATAGCTAAATCCAACaattgtaaaggtaataacttggaggaagatgtaAAGGAAGTATTGACTATCCGAAATTAaagtttaatatttatacataccctaataatttcggatttcggatcggaCCGGGTTACAATTATACCAATCCGAATATCCGAaattttaataaacacaattCAGAAATCCGATCCAAATATTTGAAATCCGAAATTGAGCGGATCGGTTCGAATTTCGGATATCCGATCCAAAGGAACAACCCTAGTCGCAATGGAATCTCTGAAGGCAAGTTGCATATTTAGCCGGTcgacaaaaaataattatattcgctagccaaatatagaaaaaaaaatattgattatacataaaatatgtatattgtacattaatatacaaaaaatatatattttactagCTATTATTTTTAGGATCGGCTATACTATCTAATTTTTTCTATCTTTAATTGGGGTAATGAGTTCGAAAGGACGTTAATAAGTAAAGAACTACTTGTGTAAAAATAGAGGCCCAATAACAGGTCATAATTTTGGGGAAGTGCACTTAACTCATTTGGAAAATTAGGTAATCATAAATGGCAACGACCAAATAGGGACACAAtggatttttaaaataatttgaagTCTTTTTGATTTTTCCACATATTTattgaggaataaagaaaatcAATGGGATGGTAATTGCCACGATGACTTGTTAAGATATTTGAACTTGTGATAATATGATCAAATGTAATTGACCCATTATTTTTCCCTCTCATATAATAGATTGCAATAGTACAATGTGTAAAGATTACAGATTCATTCAACAAAATTTAACTGAATTATCATCAAATTAGAGGACGGTCCTTTCACAGTTTCACTTGTGTAAGAATTAGTACTATTTTCAATTTGTTGTTTGCAAATTGGTACTCACATATCAAactaataacaaaataaaataattagcgcctaatcaaagcggtaaaaaaaaTAATCGATCAATAACAAAAAAGAGATATTAAATTACCTATAATTTcaattttttcactcaatttcaCTGTCATGTTTTTGTTTATTTCCAATATGTGGTTAACTTTTTATCAACACTTCTATAAGTTTAATTAATTAACCACATAATGTGTAGcattttcttatttgaattattattagTATGTAATATGTGATGTAGTATTCGACTTTTGAAATAATAAACCAATGAAAACTGTACGCAAATACAGTGGAAATGACACCATGTAACCATTTTTAAGCATGCTATTCAAAATATATTCTcaatttataatgtatttaataATTATCTAATTTCGCTCAAACTTCAGGACACGACGTCCTGGAGTTTAAAcctcaaagttcaaacttcaggacaTCGTGTCTTAAAATTTGAAAATTGTGTCCAGAAGTTCGAatcttatgtcctgaattttaaattagtagcTCAAAAATTCAGGACATTAGTTATAAAGTTTGGATGAAttgactaatctttaaatacattataaattatgaatatattttaaataacagGCTTAAAAACGGCTATTGCTGAACTTCGCCCGCAAATACACTTAGTTTGGGCCCAAACCTCTTTTCCCCTTCTAAGTAAACGGGTTGAGAAAATCCGACCCGGCAAAGTCCGAAGCTACCTTGGTTTTGCAGAAATGGCTTGTCGGTCAAGTAAAAACAAGTATAGAACAAACCAATTCTCTCTTGTCTAAAATAAAAGACTAACAAAACAGTCGCTTCTTAGCTGCTAAGGATTTTATTTTTCTGAAGCTCTAACAAATCAGATCAAAGATGTTTCTCACAAGGTAAACTTCATTATTGGGCTTAATCTAGGGTTTTTTCTCAATGCAGTTATTTTCTTTTCAGATCTCTGAAgattttgttattttctttttgttaCTTTTTCTCCAGAACTGAGTATGATAGAGGTGTGAACACATTCTCTCCTGAAGGAAGATTGTTTCAAGTTGAATATGCTATTGAAGCCATTAAGGTAAATTAAGCTAGAATTATTAAATGGATTTATTTATATGATTTAAATGGTTTAATTTGGATTAAGTTTTCTTGTGTGGGTGTAATAAAGTTGGGATCCACGGCAATTGGGATAAAGACTAAGGAAGGCGTTGTTCTTGCTGTTGAGAAGCGGATTACCTCTCCACTTCTGGTTTGTACTCTTCTTTTTTTCCTGTAATATGAATTTCTGCTTTGTGCTTCATAAGTTAATTGGgttggatttaagttatatacactggcagtgtaaatattttctttcattatcagtgtACTTTTAACTATTATAGAGATATCTTCCCATTTTTTAAGGTTACTAATTAAAGTTCGTATAGAGTATTACCTGCAGTTGCCTTTTAAGTGACCTGATGgtttttaattttctttgtaCCTTCATAGAACTTATACTCAATTGGGTTATATATGTTGCGGATTTAATGTTGTAACTAATCATTGTGTTATGAACATTTTAGTTCTTCATGGACTATACTGGGATTGCAGAACTGAGATTTCATCAGTGGGTTACCCTGTAAAAATTTCTGGTCCAAATTTTCTTGTAGGTCGCACACGtgggggtttggggggggggggggggcataaTCCAATATGTGCCTATGTAGTTTGTCAAATAATTTGAACAATTATATGAGTAGCAAGATAAGAAGTTGGAGTCTTTTTCTTCTCTTGAGAAGCAAAAATTGGGATATTCTGAAAATAAAGGACTGGTGCTGTTTGATGTAATAGGAAGTAATAAATGTTTAGGAACTTGTGTGTTTGAAAAAGCTTTTCCCTTTCACCACGAATATTGGAAAAGCTCTCTTTGTTCGAAGTTAATGTGTAGCAAAATAATCCTTTTGTATTCTTTGTAAATTGACCATTCACAGCGAATGAACCATGAATGTGCTTGTACATTTGCAAACAAAGATTTCATATCTTTGGAGAAAATAGCATGTTGGCTTGAAATTTAAATGGAGGTGTAGTACACAGTCAGCGGATTACCTGCCATGTGACCTTTTCCTATCTCTAAATATCTTTAATAACATGGGACTTACATAGGTGGGACCCTTATTTTTGGTCGAGAGGGGACACTAACCTGTAGGTCTAAACTTGAATTCTCTACTTTCTTGTGATGCCATGCCCTTTAATCAAAAGACACTATCTAGTGCTAGGTACAACGTTAAGAAGAGCTTTTTAGATACTAATGACCAAAAGAGGGTAGTGGCtatgtcaaaaaaaaaaaaaggctgaGCAAGTTTTAGATCAGGAATTTTGAGAAGGAACTACTGTCCCGTTTGTTGCCTCTTGCTCACCTTTTTAGCTTGCTTGGCTATAACTTTTTGTGAGTTTACTACATTTCAAATTGAAGAAATTCTTTTTCTTTAGCTAATCCTTCAGTTTATATGTGTTTATTGTCCttcataactcaattttatatTCTTGATCTTGCAGGAGCCAAGCAGTGTGGAGAAAATTATGGAAATTGATGAGCATATTGGCTGTGCGATGAGTGGATTGATAGCTGATGCAAGGACTCTTGTTGAACATGCACGAGTTGAAACTCAGGTATTTAGAGCTAAAGGTTAAACTGTTAAAATTCAAGTCATTCTATGCAAGGAAAAGGTAACTGGCTAAGCTTGCTTATTCTGTATTCCCCCTTTTCAATAGAACCACAGATTTTCTTATGGTGAGCCCATGACTGTTGAGTCCACAACACAAGCTCTGTGTGATTTGGCCCTGCGATTTGGGGAGGGTGATGAAGAGTCTATGGTAAGAACTTTTTCTTTACTTAGCAGTTTCGCTCTTGTTACTTAGGGACAGGTATATTTCAAGCAGAACCATTCAAAATCCCAATTCATTGCTTTCTAATTTTGGTCAAAAGCATGTGCCATTCAATATTTTGCTTTTCCCATTTATTTTGATTGAACTTTAGGAGCTTGATTGACGACGTAAATGTACTTGTATTATTAGATATTTTGTTAGTGTTGCTACTTGAGTGGGTAAAAATCGTACTTTATTGACTGGATTGAGCTGTTTCATTTTATGTGGCTGGTGAATCATTTGTGATTACTCTGTTTTCTCATCTACCTGTCTCATTAAGACACTATGCATGTACATGTAACAATGCCTGTATATGGAATACTGTTGATTTTGTATATTGTTACTTGgacaaaaaaattattaaattattgtgAAGGTCATTAATTTACTGCTCATCTCCGTTCTCTTGTATATGTGGGGTCTCGGTATCTTAATGTACGTGAAATGCTTTAGACTTCTGTATACAGAAGCCCTGCATTGTACTGATAGAACTAGAGGCTGACTGATGGATCTAGAGATCTTCATTTAAGCTGGCATTTGCTTTTATGGTAGACTAATGGTGACTATAGAGACTATTGGGTGTATTTCCTCGGCTAATATAGTTCTGTATACAGAATGTCTTGAAAGATGTTTTTTGATCATTTTAGTGTGTATAGATAGTCTATGCTGGGTGTGTATGGATACAAATATTCTCTGTCCAATTGCACAATCTGTACTTAGTGCAAGCATTTATAAAATATTTGattacttatcaaaaaaaaaaaaaacctctgTCCAATTTCTACATTCTAAGAATATTAGATATCttgtaaataaaataaaaagaaaaattaagaaTGTGAGATCAGAAAAAAAAATTCTGCTTTATAAcatgtatttatagatgataaaTCTGAGTGGAGGACCGGGTTAGTTATGGTTGTTTTCTGTGAGTGGATCTGATTCATCGCGTAGAACATTTTGCTAGTGCTCACACATAGTCTCTGTCATTTTGTTTTTTCTCTCTTGAAAAAATCTTAAACAGTAACGAGGTGAGCTAAGGTCTGGATCCTGTTAAAATGCACGCTATCTAGAATAATTGACTTCTCGTCAACATATATGGATGGCACCTTGTTTCTTCTGTTTCGACTAGAGTAAGATTTAAGTCTTCCACTAAAATTCATTATCTTTGATTTTATGCAGTCCAGACCTTTTGGTGTATCACTTCTCATTGCTGGCCATGATGAGAATGGTCCGAGCCTGTAAGTATTTGCTTTCCGTGAGATTGTTGGAAGTATTGCATTATATTCtaagttttcttctctttttgtgTTTGATCATGCTTGATGAAGCTGCACGCAATCATCTATTAGTTTGTCATCTTGTTTTGTGTTTGTGCATCAGATACACTCCTAGATATTTTCTGCTGATTAACAGTTGGTTGCCTGCTAGTTGAACCCTTTGCCAACCTACAGTTTCCAACCTAGTAAATCTCGCTAGTCATCCAATCTACACACAAGAATCATGATCCAAGCTTCCTCTTTCTcttttagtttcctttttccaTTTAACTTCATTTGTGTGTGCACGTGATTGTGTGTCTGTGTTCATGTCAATTGGTCTTAATTGTAACTTTTCATCAATGATCCTGAGTTATTCTGGAAAAGGACAAAAGGATTCATTGCCTTAATTTTAGCATTTGGTGATGTTTCCGGCTTTCCCTTATGTGAATATTCTCCCAAT is drawn from Nicotiana tomentosiformis chromosome 12, ASM39032v3, whole genome shotgun sequence and contains these coding sequences:
- the LOC104109132 gene encoding uncharacterized protein, with the translated sequence MSSQVSENHRENAEVFTDPAICKQKSLELLEQINMPKGLLPLDDLIEVGRNHQTGFVWLKQKKAKEHRFKKIGKLVWYDTEVTAFIEDRRMKKLTGVKSKEILIWVTISDISIQDPEFQKITFATPTGISKAFPVSAFEE
- the LOC104109129 gene encoding proteasome subunit alpha type-5-like, yielding MFLTRTEYDRGVNTFSPEGRLFQVEYAIEAIKLGSTAIGIKTKEGVVLAVEKRITSPLLEPSSVEKIMEIDEHIGCAMSGLIADARTLVEHARVETQNHRFSYGEPMTVESTTQALCDLALRFGEGDEESMSRPFGVSLLIAGHDENGPSLYYTDPSGTFWQCNAKAIGSGSEGADSSLQEQFNKDLTLKEAETIALSILKQVMEEKVTPNNVDIARVSPTYHLYSPAEVETVISRL